Proteins from one Peromyscus eremicus unplaced genomic scaffold, PerEre_H2_v1 PerEre#2#chr22_unloc_1, whole genome shotgun sequence genomic window:
- the C2cd4c gene encoding C2 calcium-dependent domain-containing protein 4C has protein sequence MRKTNMWFLERLRGSGDNGASRGVGGEAGDKASKGPLYSNVLTPDKIPDFFIPPKLPSGPTEAEGQADLGPSTSEQNLASPGPRRAPRSPRLPVKLASESRSLLKAATRHVIQIESAEDWTAEEATNADPQAQGAMSLPSVPKAQTSYGFATLAESPHTRRKESLFHSEHGALAQVGSPGSGRRRAGAKANGGDGGSREAGGALMSPSRYFSGGESDTGSSAESSPFGSPLLSRSVSLLKGFAQDSQAKVSQLKHSVGRHGSLSADDSTPDTSPGVRRRLTRRATPEPGPESGQAPRGEHTVRMGTRGSVRLLAEYEAAQARLRVRLLAAEGLYDRPCDARSINCCVGLCLVPGKLQKQRSTIIKNSRHPVFNEDFFFDGLGPASVRKLALRIKVVNKGSSLKRDTLLGEEELPLTSLLPFL, from the coding sequence ATgagaaaaaccaacatgtggTTCTTGGAACGGCTTCGAGGGTCCGGGGACAACGGAGCCAGCCGAGGGGTGGGTGGTGAGGCTGGGGACAAGGCCTCCAAGGGCCCTCTGTACAGCAACGTGCTGACGCCGGACAAGATCCCCGACTTCTTCATCCCCCCCAAGCTGCCCTCAGGCCCCACAGAGGCCGAGGGCCAGGCAGACCTGGGCCCATCCACCTCGGAGCAGAACCTGGCCTCACCTGGGCCCCGCCGAGCCCCGCGAAGCCCCCGGCTGCCTGTCAAGCTGGCCTCGGAGAGCAGGAGCCTGCTGAAGGCAGCCACAAGACACGTGATTCAGATAGAGAGCGCGGAGGACTGGACCGCGGAGGAGGCCACCAACGCCGACCCCCAGGCACAGGGTGCCATGTCACTGCCCTCTGTGCCCAAGGCTCAGACATCCTATGGCTTTGCCACACTGGCCGAGAGCCCCCACACCAGACGCAAGGAGTCCCTTTTCCACAGTGAGCACGGGGCCCTCGCCCAGGTGGGCTCCCCCGGTTCTGGGCGCCGGCGAGCAGGTGCCAAGGCCAACGGGGGTGATGGAGGATCCCGGGAGGCTGGGGGGGCCCTGATGAGCCCTAGCCGCTACTTCAGTGGTGGGGAAAGTGACACGGGGTCCTCTGCTGAGTCCTCCCCCTTCGGGTCCCCTTTGCTCTCTCGCTCTGTGTCGCTGCTCAAGGGCTTCGCTCAGGACAGCCAAGCCAAGGTGAGCCAGCTGAAACACTCGGTGGGCCGCCATGGCTCCCTGTCTGCCGACGACAGCACCCCGGACACTAGCCCAGGTGTCCGTCGCCGCTTGACCCGCAGGGCCACCCCGGAACCAGGCCCCGAGTCTGGCCAGGCACCACGTGGAGAGCACACAGTGCGGATGGGCACCAGGGGCAGCGTGAGGCTGCTGGCCGAGTACGAGGCGGCTCAGGCCCGCCTGCGTGTGCGCCTGCTGGCGGCCGAGGGCCTGTATGACCGGCCTTGTGATGCCCGGAGCATCAACTGCTGCGTGGGGCTGTGCCTGGTGCCCGGGAAGCTGCAGAAGCAGCGGAGCACCATCATCAAAAACAGCCGCCACCCCGTCTTCAACGAGGACTTCTTTTTCGACGGCCTGGGGCCGGCCAGCGTGCGCAAGCTGGCCCTCAGAATCAAGGTGGTCAATAAGGGCAGCAGCCTCAAGCGGGACACACTCCTGGGGGAGGAGGAACTGCCACTGACCTCCCTGCTGCCCTTTCTGTGA